The nucleotide window GCCCAGTTGCCCCTTGAGCGGCAGGCGCAGGTTGCGGAAGACCCACAGTGGCGCCAGGGCCAGCAGGAAGGCGAGGGCCAGCCCCACCCAGCCGATCTCGCGCACGGCGCTTTCAGGCGTCATGGAGCGCCTCCCCGCGCAGCTCGACGCGGCGGTGGCAGAAGGCGAGCCAGCGGGGATCGTGGCTGGCCACGATCAAGGGCGGCACGCCGGGCGCCGCCAGGCGGTCCAGCAACAGGCGGGCCGCCGCCTCGTCCAGACCCGCCGTCGGCTCGTCCAGGAGCAGCAGGTCCACGGGCATGAGCAGGCCGCGCAGCACAGTGGCGCGCATGGCCTCGCCGCCGGACAGGACCGCGGGCGGGGCGTCAAGGTCCAGGGCAAGCCCCAGGGCGGCCAGTTCCTCCCGCAGCCGTGATCGGGGCGGCGTGGGCAGGCCGCGCAAGGTCAGGCCCAGCGCAAGGGCCTCCTCCAGGTCGTCCCCCGGCAAGAGCGGCTGCTGGGAGACCAGGTGCACGCGGCGGCGATGGGCGGCCAGGCCGCCGGCCTGCAGGGGCGCGCCCCGCCAGGAGAGGCCGCCCGCCCGCGGCCGGCCCAGTCCGGCCAGGACACGCAGCAGGGTGGTCTTGCCGCAGCCCGAGGCGCCGCGCAGCAGCAGCCGGCCCGGCTCCAGGCGCCGGCTCTGCGGACGGAGGAGGGTGCGGCCGGCGTAGCCCAGCTCGAGGCGGTCCAATTCGAACATCATGCCAACCTGATCCAAACACAGGATTGCGAAAATGGGGTGGCGGCAAGTTCGTCAATCCCCGGGAGCGCGCCATGGATCCACAGAGCATTCTGATCGTCGAGGACGAGGCGGACATCCAGGAGTTGTTGCGCCACGTGCTGGAAAAAGAGGGC belongs to bacterium and includes:
- a CDS encoding ATP-binding cassette domain-containing protein; translation: MMFELDRLELGYAGRTLLRPQSRRLEPGRLLLRGASGCGKTTLLRVLAGLGRPRAGGLSWRGAPLQAGGLAAHRRRVHLVSQQPLLPGDDLEEALALGLTLRGLPTPPRSRLREELAALGLALDLDAPPAVLSGGEAMRATVLRGLLMPVDLLLLDEPTAGLDEAAARLLLDRLAAPGVPPLIVASHDPRWLAFCHRRVELRGEALHDA